In the Topomyia yanbarensis strain Yona2022 chromosome 3, ASM3024719v1, whole genome shotgun sequence genome, one interval contains:
- the LOC131688442 gene encoding glycine-rich protein-like — MAKYFFLLLVLAGLVAVQGTRGLRGHRHRGSHHLLGASSLIGLGYGLGAGGYYPYGAVPSGLYATPLHYPLYNAHYGLSHGYGHGYGYGHKPKHGFHLGYEVGYQGKLGYVKLKRDNLKSLQVAVGLGQEQPAYYG; from the exons ATGGCCAAATACTTCTTCTTGTTGCTTGTTTTGGCGGGACTTGTCGCAGTCCAGGGTACCCGAGGCCTTCGAGGCCATAGGCACAGAGGATCCCACCATCTGCTTGGAGCCAGCAGCCTGATTGGTCTTGGATACGGACTCGGAGCGGGAGGATACTATCCGTATGGAGCAGTACCGTCAGGACTATATGCAACGCCATTACACTATCCCCTGTATAACGCTCACTACGGACTGAGTCACGGATACGGACACGGTTATGGCTATGGACATAAGCCC AAACATGGATTCCATCTTGGCTATGAAGTCGGATACCAGGGCAAGCTCGGATACGTCAAGCTGAAGCGAGACAACCTGAAATCTCTTCAAGTTGCAGTCGGTCTTGGTCAGGAACAGCCAGCATACTACGGTTAA